From one Anticarsia gemmatalis isolate Benzon Research Colony breed Stoneville strain chromosome 20, ilAntGemm2 primary, whole genome shotgun sequence genomic stretch:
- the Gld gene encoding glucose dehydrogenase: MALTCDCPMTQPGPTLASTCGGGAFMLFMGLLEVFLRSQCDLEDPCGRTQFRRHMDSVYDFIVIGGGSAGSVVAARLSEVPEWRVLLLEAGFDEPTGAQVPSMFLNFIGSSIDWGYQTESEPAACLGEKDRKCYWPRGKVLGGTSVMNGMMYIRGSRHDYDAWAAAGNEGWAYDDVLPYFLKSEDNKQLKEMDEGYHATGGPLTVAQFPYHPPLSYGIVKAGEELGYKQRDLNGAHHTGFAIAQTTNRNGSRLSVARAFLRPAKHRANLHVMLNATVSRILINQTTRQAYAVEVRNSYGGTETIFANNEIILSAGAVGSPQILQLSGVGDPEVLTRAGVKLVHKLPGVGRNLHNHVAHFLGFSVSDNNTAPLNWATAMEYLLFRDGLMSGTGISEVTAFINTKYANPEDDDPDIQLFFGGFLADCAKTGMVGERLDNGSRTIQIIPTVLHPKSRGRLEIKSADPLDYPKIYANYLTHPDDVKTLIEGIKFAIKLSETKALRRFGVKLDKTPVKGCENLKFGCDAYWECAVRMQTGPENHQAGSCKMGPRGDPTAVVDNLLQVQGIDRLRVADASVMPRVVSGNTNAPAVMIGERAADFVKQRWLSHAQVPYPLTHGGISNTLQASDTQQPSWRWA, translated from the exons ATGGCGTTGACGTGCGACTGTCCGATGACGCAGCCGGGCCCGACGCTGGCCTCCACGTGCGGTGGAGGCGCCTTCATGCTGTTCATGGGACTGCTCGAGGTGTTCCTCAGGAGTCAGTGTGATTTGGAAGACCCTTGTGGAAGAACACAA TTCCGTCGTCACATGGACTCGGTGTACGACTTCATCGTGATCGGAGGGGGGTCGGCGGGTTCCGTGGTGGCCGCCAGACTGTCTGAAGTACCCGAGTGGAGAGTACTGTTGTTAGAAGCAG GTTTCGATGAACCAACAGGAGCACAAGTTCCATCCATGTTTCTGAACTTCATAGGGTCCAGTATTGATTGGGGATACCAGACGGAATCAGAACCCGCTGCCTGTCTCGGAGAAAAGGATAGAAAGTGTTACTGGCCTAGAGGAAAG GTCCTAGGCGGTACCTCAGTAATGAACGGCATGATGTACATCCGCGGCTCCCGGCACGACTACGACGCGTGGGCGGCTGCCGGCAACGAGGGCTGGGCCTACGACGACGTGCTGCCCTACTTCCTCAAGTCTGAGGACAACAAGCAGCTGAAGGAGATGGATGAAGGGTACCATGCGACGGGAGGACCCCTCACTGTAGCACAGTTCCCTTACCACCCGCCACTTAGTTACGGGATTGTTAAGGCTGGGGAAGAATTAG GCTACAAACAGCGTGATCTCAACGGCGCTCATCACACAGGCTTCGCAATAGCTCAGACGACAAACCGCAACGGCTCCCGTCTGTCAGTAGCGCGCGCCTTCCTCCGGCCAGCCAAGCACCGCGCCAACCTCCACGTGATGCTGAACGCGACCGTCTCCAGGATCCTCATCAATCAGACCACGAGGCAGGCGTATGCTGTCGAAGTGAGGAACAGCTATGGCGGCACTGAAACTATATTTGCTAATAATGAGATTATTTTGAG CGCCGGCGCAGTAGGCTCTCCCCAAATCCTCCAACTGAGCGGTGTGGGCGACCCTGAAGTATTAACTCGCGCGGGAGTGAAACTGGTGCACAAGCTGCCCGGCGTGGGACGCAACCTGCACAACCACGTGGCACACTTCCTCGGCTTCTCCGTCAGCGACAACAACACTGCGCCGCTCAACTGGGCCACTGCCATGGAGTACCTGCTGTTTAGAGATGGACTCATGTCTGGCACGG GTATATCTGAAGTGACAGCATTCATAAACACAAAGTACGCGAACCCCGAGGACGACGACCCCGACATCCAGCTGTTCTTTGGCGGCTTCCTGGCTGACTGCGCCAAGACCGGCATGGTGGGGGAGAGGCTCGACAACGGCTCCAGGACCATACAGATCATACCCACCGTGCTGCATCCCAAGAGCAGAGGCCGGCTGGAGATCAAGTCTGCTGATCCGCTGGACTATCCTAAGATATATGCCAA CTACCTAACTCACCCAGACGACGTGAAAACCTTGATCGAAGGCATTAAGTTCGCCATCAAGTTATCCGAGACGAAGGCACTCCGTCGTTTCGGCGTGAAGCTGGACAAGACGCCGGTGAAGGGCTGCGAGAACCTCAAGTTCGGATGCGACGCCTACTGGGAGTGTGCCGTGAGGATGCAGACTGGACCAGAGAACCATCAGGCTGGGTCCTGCAAGATGGGCCCTAGGGGAGACCCTACTGCTGTCGTTGACAATTTGTTGCAG GTACAAGGTATAGACCGCCTACGTGTGGCGGACGCGAGCGTGATGCCGCGCGTGGTGTCGGGGAACACCAACGCGCCCGCCGTCATGATCGGGGAGAGGGCCGCCGACTTCGTCAAGCAGAGGTGGCTTTCGCATGCACAG GTCCCATACCCGCTGACTCACGGCGGCATCTCCAACACGCTACAAGCGAGCGACACACAACAACCCTCGTGGCGGTGGGCCTGA